One window from the genome of Vicia villosa cultivar HV-30 ecotype Madison, WI unplaced genomic scaffold, Vvil1.0 ctg.000131F_1_1_1, whole genome shotgun sequence encodes:
- the LOC131624496 gene encoding probable calcium-binding protein CML21 → MGGALGKGDSPKKSWVPETKLEAKMVEAMQRRECHGCTTRSFNTIILKFPKIDESFRKCRAIFEQFDEDSNGAIDQEELKKCFSKLEISFSEEDINDLFKACDFNDDLGMKFNEFIVLLCLVYLFKDDPKALHAKSRIGMPNLEATFETLVDTFVFLDKNRDGYVSKNEMVQAINETTSGERSSGRIAMKRFEEMDWDKNGMVNFKEFLFAFTRWVGIDEGEDE, encoded by the exons ATGGGAGGTGCATTAGGAAAGGGTGACTCGCCCAAAAAGTCTTGGGTACCAGAAACTAAGCTTGAGGCTAAAATGGTCGAAGCAATGCAGCGCAGGGAATGTCATGGATGTACCACGAGATCATTCAATACTATAATACtaaaatttccaaaaattgaCGAGAGCTTCAGAAAATGCAGAGCCATATTTGAGCAGTTTG ATGAAGATTCTAACGGGGCAATAGATCAAGAAGAGTTGAAGAAATGTTTCAGTAAGCTGGAAATTTCTTTTTCTGAGGAAGATATCAACGATCTTTTTAAAGCATGTGACTTTAATGATGATTTGGGAATGAAGTTCAATGAGTTTATTGTACTTCTTTGCCTTGTCTACCTTTTCAAAGATGACCCTAAGGCACTTCATGCT AAATCACGAATTGGCATGCCGAATCTGGAGGCCACATTTGagacattggttgatacatttgtattcttagACAAGAATAGGGACGGATATGTCAGCAAAAATGAAATGGTCCAAGCTATAAATGAAACTACATCGGGGGAACGTTCTTCTGGAAGAATAGCCATGAAAAGATTTG AAGAAATGGACTGGGATAAAAATGGAATGGTGAACTTCAAGGAGTTTCTTTTTGCATTTACACGGTGGGTTGGAATTGATGAAGGTGAGGATGAGTAA